cttaACAAAGAGATGCTGGTTGATTGTGTAACAGCGAAGGAGTTAGAGAGCGTGCGTTTCACACTGAGGTTGACTGCAGCCTTTGAGCCAGCTGAATGTCCGTCTCCTAAGCACCAGGGATTATTTACAACCCTAATTACCTGGCCTGACCCTCTCATCTGCTCCTCAGGCTCTGCATTCATCACATCCCTCTCATTCCTCTCACACAGACCTGAGACGCATCACATCAAACTACAGGGATTCCCTTTGACACTGCATATGTCGGTGCTCTGATTAACTTTGCTTTTAGTTCTTGAGACACTAAGAAAACATGTTGCAGCTGAACACCTTTGGGACATCAATGCTCTCTGTGAACCAGGGCTGGAcagttttgggaaatacttacTGTATTATGTAACATCTCAATTTCAATATCCAaatcaaatgtttgttgttttttttttccagagggAAATGTTTTTGATAGTCATGTAATTCAGGAATTCTTTTGTGCTGCGAAGATATagacatttcttctttctcaaaagaagaaaatgtagtGTTTTAGGGAGGCAACCAAAGAGAGGAATGACAGTTTatctttggaaataaaaagcaaaagaatTCAATACTTAAAAGTCCCTCGACAGTTGCTGAATAGCTAGAAATGCAGCTATGCCttcatttagtttttaaaacCTGAGAGCGAACCAATTACTTTGGCTGATTACTGTTCTTATAGagtatgtatatttgtgtgattaaagaggagaggaaacagctgtCTCCAGCCTCACAGGAAGTGTAATTACACACCAGTGCAGGGGCTTGAGTGCAACCTTACAGCTACATgagctcgcacacacacacacagacagacacacacacacacacacacacacggacggACAGCAGCACCTGCATTCCCTGGGATGAAGAGTCATGTTCctgaaaaaacagacacaacatgCTGGAAAGATGGATTTTTTCAATTCATTACAGAGACGTAGCTGCCAAGATAAACTCCTCTCCCTGCACATGCTGCCACCTCAGCGCTCGCTGCCTGCTACACCCAGTGCAGAATTTATAACATGTCCACTCTAACCAATCTGAGGCATCTTTATCCTTCAAAATTCTGCACTGaaccaacatacagtatataaacacacaaaatacaagaaaaacttgacacacaaacacagatgtccTAGTAAGATCAAAATCAGGTCTTACCAAATATGGAGTTACAACAAACTCATGCTGTGCCAAGTTTTACAATGTGAGAAACCCTACATTTCCCCCAAACTAAGGGCCCCCCGTCTTAAAACTTTGGATTCTTAGCCTTCTCACTtttcatctccctctctctctcaatctcaACTTTATTGCCCCAATAAAAAACATGTGTTTAAACCGAAGATTCTAAAATGTAGATAAAACTGACAGGAGTTACTAGTGATTGTAGAAAATACTAGAGGGAGTTTGCTGGCTTCAGCTTGCTGGGTCAGCTCTGTTTCGGTTCACTTACCAGCATATCACAGTCAGTTCCTTAAGATTTACGCCCTGCTTTCTTTATAAAACTATCCTGTGGATGATGCAGACATGATGATGGGAGGATATTGCACAAGTGCCACGTTTCTCCTGCCTTACATCTTTTACAGAGCTGGAGGTAAAGCAAACCCACAGTGCAGTGAACAGAAAGACGAAATATAACCTATAAGCACAGGCAACACGTTCTTTGCCTTTTCCATCCAATGCAAAACAACTACTAACACCCTTATTCAGTAAATGTAACACAGTAGCGATTCTGAGGCAAAGTGGTATGGCGTAGTTGCTCTGttgtttaaaaaagacaaattttaCAGGCAAACAATCACTTGCCAGTTTTCCTCTCGCCTCTTTCCCCACATCGCCGCCTCCCTGGAGCCTCTCTTATACTCTCTTTAGGTCTGGCTAATAACTCAggcttgtctttctctcttttacacCAAACCTTGGACTGTAAAACTGTTGTCCCTGTCGTCACTGACACCCAACATACACAATTCACCGAAGGCTTTAGCTTAGTCTGTGTTGATCAACTATGTAAGCTGAGACATGATTTTACAGATGTTATTAATTAATAGCTTAAAAAAGGCCTTTtgtaagataaaaaaagatttccATTCCCTCCCCTCCGAAGCTTCTTCTTAAACGCACTGACTCCTCAGTGAACCCCGCATGCACGCAGAGTGAGCCAACCATCATTTGTTTGATCCAACATAACTTGGCATGCTCCTTTATTACAGAGTAGCTGCCCTGCTGGGAACACGGCCTTCTCAGATAAAAAGATCTTCATTTTGAGGAGACAGGAGACGTAGTGACAGAAAGTCAATGGCAGGAGCTGATGTTTCTGGGCTGCTCAGAGCCAAGATGGTGTCATGCATTTGGCAGGCGGGACTATGGGGCTGCCTGGCTGACCTCTGACAGCGTTCCTCGCAGCTGTCCAAGGTCTTTcataacacagaaacatgatGATAGATGACTCACTGGGTGCATTATATAAAATGCATCATTGGCTGGTGTTGTTCCCTCTACTGAAAGTGTAAAGTGAGGTAAATGAAATggacagtaccagtcaaacgtgTGAACACACGTTCCCATTCAGgtgaatgtataaaatatagttATCATATAAAGGGAGGACAGACAGATGTCTTGTGTCCTGTAGGTTTAATAAATCAGTGTACAATAAGTTGCAGTGCCTTAGGATTAGTGAGAGATGGGAGGATAGGTTGGTCAAATCTTGCCTCACTTCCGTCATACAACACTAATATTGTAATTAATTTCccagcaaaaaaaatgtattttaagctGAATTGTTAACAGTACATGTTGAGGTATCTGAGCAGTagaaaagaattttaaaaaagcagagagaaataTGTGGGAATACAGATTTGTTTGTATGATGCTCTTGTGCTGCCCATGTGAAAGATGTGGGTGGCGACCAGAGAAAAAACTAGACGtttcctttgtgtgtttttttgactCTCTTTCTGCCTTGCCCAAAGGGAATACCAAAGCATCCAGGATATGAAGAGCAACACAAGAGTATGCCTCCATGGGTGTTTATTGATGTGACACATGAACCCAGTTTTCTGGAAAAGCGGAAGTACTTCCTTGGTTTGGAGGATTTATAGTTTACAACCAAACCACACTGTTGGTGAGCTGAAATGAGCTTCTGCACCCTCACAACAGCTTCCCAGATTGAGCTATATGTGTTGTATGTATACAAACACAGAGCCGGCCAGCTGATCCTCTGTTTAGTATGTTTCTGATTGTAAACTATAATGGACTTTAAATGCTGCACTGTCACAAAGATTTTACAAAGCTCCAGGCTTGATACCTACCAGGTGTGTGAGGCTAACTACCTGTGAGACAGCATCTCCTGCTGGTTGCTGCTAGAGTTGCAGCAGTGATGCAGGCAGCTTAACAAGGCtgttaaaaatcatattttaactAAAACTATTCCTCCTTCTACAGACAGCAGGTGACAGATCCAATCATAATTACAGGAGAGGCAGCATATTAGTGTTTTCAGGTGGTATTAGTATTGGTCcaatattgtttatatttggaAAATTGTagaattgatatttttattgagAATCTTATAAAGAGAGGATACAATATCAACCTGTATGGATATAAATATATTAGATAAATCTATATTACCCACTAATAACCACCGCATCCTGAATCTAGCTGGAAATCTTGTGTTGCAGGTCATCACCGTTTCTCCACCAATGCTTTTTGGCAAACTATACAgtgtccaataaaggcaaaatgacaaaatcctcacattttttGGACTAAATTTCACGAAATatactatacacacacatttcaggCAACAATCTCTAAAATTTCTTAATCAATATATTTTACAATTGAATATTAAACTTTACTATTTCAGGAGACAGcctataaaacaaatatttatcacAATTTGCTATTGATTCCTTCAGTTCAACACTGTGTCAAACTTACCTACACAAGCTAGTTTCCATCTAAATCTGCTCATAAAATTGCCTCATGATTCACAGACTGAGAAATGAATCCTCTCTATGGCCACTGATCAGCTTTTGCTTATATAAAAGCACATGACTGGTAAACCTCAACAAAAGACTGAAAGAGGATAGTactactttcattttcattaatgataAAGGAGGTGTCATCTAAACAGTTCTATTATCAAAATTCGTGTAACCACCAGTAATGGTTTCCTAGTTTCATTTACAAGGAAACAGTAACCTAAGGGGAGTTAAACCtgctctcacacaaacacacagatcagaggcacagcagcagactgatgCACTTGAGCTCTACAATTTTCTGATTGCTCTTCTGTTGTTTACTGTGATTGGTGAGTCATTTAACTCAAGCTGTCTTTGTGAACGTTTCTCTAATTCAGGTGAGATTAATATTTAAAGACAATGCAGTTGacagtttgttcagtttgaATAGATTTGGATAAATTACATTGCATTTTGTTGCACTGAAATTTGTGTTGAGTCATAAGTATACTCTTTCAAATAGAAATGAAGAACAAACATTAATATGTCGAAATTCAGCAACTACAGATACACATATTCACTGACATCCATCTCATAGTCATTTAACTATTTGGTTTAATTTCCTGGCTAATTGTCATCaagtcaaaacattttattgttttgtattgttgtttGGTTATGGCTTGacattttattacagatttattaaatcatgaaaataatcataagaTGCATCCCTGGTTACAAATACATGTATGGGTTGAGAATGTACAGTGAGGATGAATCATGCAAGcaataactttttaaatatcTATACAGGATGATGAAGGTGTCAGGAAGAGTTGTGAGTTGCTGTGTAGCACTGTTCCTTGTCCTCACCTCTGTGTCAGCTGTGCAAAAGCTCAATTCAATCGAAGATTTGAAGAAAATCAACTTTGGCCAGTCTGTGCCCAAGCACAGTCTTGTGCTGCTCCACTGGTTTGCCAACATAGTTGACATTGATAACAATGTCATACGGCTGACTTTTGATCCAAATAGAGATTATGGCTCACATCCTTACTACAACTCTGAGAGGCTGTTGGACCCACTTCCTCAAGGAAGATACCAGTACTACACTGTTGGTAATCTCCACCAACCTACGTCTGAACCACTTCCACAGTATGTTCTTCATCCCCCGACAGAGTATGTGGGAAGAAACCTGGACCGGATCATATTCAGAGTCAGGGAGCACAACACAGCTTGGCAGACAATAGATCAAGTGTATATCACACAGCATTATGGAACTTCATATGCAGGAACAAGATATGATCCAGCATATACCTACCAGATCAGTACAAACCTCTTAAGACAGATTAGAGAATTTTCTGTGGAAGAAAACCACAGGAACTCACTGACAGAGCTCATAGATCACTTCAGGAGTAACGCTGATGATTCCCAGTTAAGGCACCTAAGAAACATATGGGGTGACCTTGCGTGCCTTGGACTGCTGTTGTATATTGTGACCCAGGACAAACGCCCCTCTAaccaacacaacaacagacCTCTTCAGGCAGCAAGAAGAATCCCAGAACCTGATTTTGTCGTCAACATTCCAGAAAACAGACAAGATCATAggaataataatgataatggtTGCCAGAGCTATTGTCGTTTAGCTAttggtctttttgttttgttttgttttggtcttttttcccatttcttttttaatagaTAGGGAAAGTAGATGGCTGGAAATCAGGGACACAACAAGAGACCTTCAAATATGGTGATCAAGACTTGATATGCACACAGATATGCACTGACTCTCAGGAGGGATAGTTTACAGTTGAACATTGAACTTTAGTATTTCAGGAGACACCctataaaacaaatatgtacTGCAATTTGCTATTGATTTGTGATAAGCAGATACTAGCTAATAATCAGTCAGGCTCTACTAAATATCTTAGTTCTTTACTCTGCAGTCTAAAGGACACAGTGTTTTAAAGTTGGACCTGCACAGGCTAGTTTACATTCAAACCTGCTCATAAAATTGTCAGATGATTCACACATTGAATAAATCCTCTTTATGGCCACTGATAACGGCAAATACAATAATCAGCTTTTGCTTTTATATGAGCACATGACTATTGAACCCCAATAAAAGAACGTAACACTACTTCACTTTTTACACATCCAAAAGAAGTTCAATCTAAACAGTTGTATTGCCAAACTTCCTGTAACCACTAGCAGTGCTGGTTTCTCCGGTTTCATTTACAAGGAAACGGTAACCAAAGGGGAGTTAACCCtgctttcacacaaacacacagagatcaGACGGCAGACAACTAACGTAGGTGAGTTCTGCAAATTTcagatttctgtttctttgtttatctTGGCTTCCACTTATCATGATTGGTGATGCATTTAACTCAAACTGTCTTTGTGTatgtttctctgctctttcacatagaaataaacaacacacattaatatGTCCAAATTCAGCAACAACAGATACACATATTCACTGACATCCATCTCatagttttgaaatatttaactaTTTAATTTCCTGGCTAAGAACTGTGTTATGtatttgattaatcaaataCCAGATCAATAGATAAATAATTCATCATGAACATCGTTTGTCATTACTGTAATCAAGTCAAAAcctgttattgttttgtattgttgttcGGTTatggtttgacattttattacagatttattaatcatgaaaataatcataagaTGCATCCCTGGTTACAAATACATGTATGGGTTGAGAATGTACAGTGATGATGAATAAcacaataacttttttttaatatctataCAGGATGATGAAGATGTCAGGAAGAGTTGTGAGTTGCTGTGTAGCATTGTTTCTTGTCCTCACCTCTGTGTCAGCTGTGCAAAAGCTCAATTCGATCGATGATTTGAAAAAGATCAACTTTGGCTGGTCTGTGCCCAAGCACAGTCTTGTGCTGCTCCACTGGTTTGCAAACAGAGTCGACATTAACAATAACGATGTCATACGGCTGACTTTTAATCCAAACGGAGATTATGGCTCACATCATTACGGGAACTTTGAGGGGCTGTTGGATCCACTGCCTCCAGGAAGATACCGCTACTACACTCTTGGCAATCTCAACCAAGACACATCTGTACCACTTCCACCTTATGTTATCCAACCCCCAATAGAGGAGCATGCAAGAACAAATGTGGACCGGATCATATTCAGAGTCAGGGAGCAAAACACAGGACGGCAAGCTTGGCAGACAATAGATCAAGTGTATATCACACAACATTATGGAACTTTATATGCAGAGACAAGATATGATCCAGCATATACCTACCAGATCAGTACAAACCTCTTAAGGCAGATTAGAGAATTTTCTGTGGAAGAAAACCAAAGGAACTCACTGACAGAGCTCAGAAACAACTTCAGGAGTAACGCTGATGATTCCCAGTTAAGGCACCTCAGAAACATATGGGGTAACCTTGCGTGCCTTGGACTGCTGTTGTATATTGTGACCCAGGACAAACGCCCCTCTAACCAACACTACTGCAGACCTCAGCATGCGGCGAGAAGAAACCCACAACCTGATTTCTTCTACAACACTCCAGAAAACAGACAATATCATAGGAatagtaatgatgatgattgttgCCAGAGCTGTTTATctattgttcttgtttttattttccttcttgcttttttttcctttttacataTAAACGGAAAGTAGATGACTGGAAATGAGAGACACAACAACGGACCTTCAAATTTGATTATCAAGacttgttattattatttcaggaGACACCctataaaacaaatatgtacTGCAACTTGCTATTGATTTGTGATAAGCAGATACTAGCTAATAATCAGTCAGGCTCTACTAAATATCTTAGTCCTGTACTCTGCAGTCTAAAGGACACAGTGTTTTAAAGTTGGACCTGCACAGGCTAGTTTACATTTAAACCTGTTCATAAAATTGTCAGATGATTCACACATTGAATGAATCCTCTTTATGGCCACTGATAACTGCAAATACAATAATCAGCTTTTGCTTTTATACAAGCACATGACTTTTAAACCCCAACAAAAGAATGTAATAATACTTCACTTTTTACACATCCAAAAGAAGTTTCATCTAAACAGTTGTATTGCCAAACTTCCTGTAACCACTAGTAGTGCTCGTTTCCCCAGTTTCATTTACAAGGAAACAGTAACCAAAGAGGAGTTAACCCTGCTCTCACACGAACACACAGATCAGATACCTGACGGCAGCTGACTAATGTAGGTGAGCTCTGCAATTatcactattttttttgtttatcttgGCTTCTATTCTTCATGATTGGTGAATCATTTAACTCAAGCTGTCTTTGTGAACGTTTCTCTGCTTTAGGTGAGATTAATATTTAAAGACAATGCAGTTGacagtttgttcagtttgaTTAGATTTGGATTAGATTGAATTGCATTTTGTTGCACTGAAATTTGTGTTGAGTCATAAGTATACTCTTTCACATAGTAATGAAGAACACACACTAATATGTCCAAATTCAGCAACTACAGATACACATATTCACTGACATCCATCTCATAGTCATTTCACTATTAGGTTTCATTTCCTGGCTGATAGTCATCAAGTCAAaacatgttattgttttgtatttttgtttggttATGGCTTGacattttattacagatttattaatcatgaaaataatcataagaTGCATCCCTGGTTACAAATACATGTATGGGTTGAGAATGTACAGTGATGATGAATAAcacaataacttttttttaatatctataCAGGATGATGAAGATGTCAGGAAGAGTTGTGAGTTGCTGTGTAGCACTGTTCCTTGTCCTCAGCTCTGTGTCAGCTGTGCAAAAGCTCAAGTCAATCAACGATTTGAAGAAAATCAACTTTGATTGGTCTGTGCCCAAGCACAGTCTTGTGCTGCTCCACTGGTTTGCCAACACAGTCGACATTGACAATAACGATGTCATACGGCTGACTTTTGATCCAAACGAAGATTATGGCTCTCATCATTATGGGAACTATGAGGGACTGTTGGACCCACTGCCTCAAGGAAGATACCGCTACTACACTGTTGGTAATCTCAACCAAGACACGTCCATACCACTTCCACAGTATGTTCTTCATCCCCCGACAGAGTATGTGGGAAGAAACCTGGACCGGATCATATTCAGAGTCAGGGAGCACAACACAGCTTGGCAGAGAATTGATCAAGTGTATATCACACAGCATTATGGAACTTCAAACGCAGGAACGAGTTATGATCCTGCTCATACCTACTGGATCACTCCTAACCTTTTAAGACAGATTAGAGAATTTTCTGTGGAAGAAAACCACAGGAACTCactgtcagagctcagagatgaCTTTGGAAGTAACATTAATGATTCCCAGTTAAGGCACCTAAGAAACATATGGGGTAACCTTGCATGCCTTGGACTGCTATTGTTTATTGTGATTCAGGATAAGTCCTCCAATaaccaacaaaacaacagatcCCAGCGTGTGGCAAAAAGAAACGCACCTGATGTTGTCATCAGCATTCCAGAAAATAGACAAAACCATGATGTTGTAGTTACGGGGACCTTGCAAGAGCTCTTGCATCAGGATCAGATAACACTTGAGGTGGTGACCGGTGTAAATGGAAAAGCCAAGATTCTGTGGAAACATGTTACTCGACATCGTCTTACGGAAGGTGTGATGGTAGTGCTTTTCAAGGACAATGAGGGCCAGGAGGCCAGCTTTTACAAAACGATTGGGAGCAGTGAAGGCAGTTACGACACCTCAGTACCCCTGAACGATGGCCTTCAGGCCCGGCTGCATAAGGTGAGGAAACAGTGCTGCTTCTGGACTGGGGTGGGACAGGAGATATGCAGAGGTACAGAGTTTCAAAACCCAAATGCAGTTGATATAACAGGCTGCCATGCAAAACTACAACTCCTTGTAAAGGATGGTAAGGCTTGTGCTCGCTTATATGTGAAAAAGTCTTTCAGAGAGTGGAGGAAAGAATTTAACAACTCTTGGGTCGGCTTCTACACCTCTGCAGATAAAGGCACAAATGAATATGACTGGTGGCAGTGGCAGTGGGCAACTAAATTCACACCATCCACTGATTTTGGGACACCCTTTTATGACGTCTATGAGTATCGCTCAGGTATGACAATCGCTCCAGGAGTCCAAGCACGATTTATACTCAGGGATGGAATAGTTAAAGCATGCACTCCAAGCTGGAGGTGATGAGGATGATTAGTGATAAACTGGAGAAAAATCAGGGccacaacaaaatgtattttaaagacATCTGCTCCATAACAAATCTTAAATAATCCTTTGACAAAGGCTATGTAgatatgatttttatttctcttaaagATGCTGTTTCcattgtatgttttgttttgcctccTTATGTTCAATTTTATTGTGTACTATTTTAGCTACTTATTTTGTGAATGTTGTTCAGTAAAGATTGATATAGAGGTTTGACGCAATAGTCTTGTGATGAAAGGCCAAATACTGTGATTCACCCATCTCAAATCATGTGTCATGATGGGTGGAGAGTCTTCAGGGTTTCAGAGCAACTTGACCAGTCACTCAACTTTGTCTATACTTCGTTGGTCTATAGAACCAGAGTAAAAACTCCCAATGTGATCAGCACACGAGTGAATAAAGCCTGCAGACTCTGACCTCCATGGCATATGTTGAGACATCTGCTGTAAATAAACCTGTTTCAACATTTGAATGAATTGTAACCTGCCTGCAAATTTACAAAGACATCACATAATATCAAAAACCTCATGATAGTTTGAATATTTATGTAACATGAAGAAGGGAGATCTAAGGGATTTGTGTTTCACCAAAAACACAGCTGGACATATTGAGCATGATAGCTGTGTTAATAGTGTAAACTCATCTTTTGTACAGAAATAGCTGAACTGAAAAAATGTCTCTTACAGTATATCATGCACTGATCTGCCATGGTCATAAAGGCCGCAGGCTTCATTCATGCAACAATGTCATGCTTGAGCATATCTTATCGAATAATAATGACCCACTgttaattattatatttcttgCAGAGATTAAGGGGATATAAATTACTCTGatagataaataaaactgatatgaaaatattgagGGTCTGTCAAGGACAGCCATCACTGATAATGTATcgtatgtgtctgtatatatattttttaaaaacagggctgtatttttcttataattttgtattttttttctagaGTGTTGAAAATTGTGCttattaaactgtattttattagtCAAACCTGTGTCAATGTTTTAATTCTATGTACACAAGTTAGATGTGCAAAAACAGGGGAGTGTCTTTTAACAGCATGTACCGTATGCCTGAtccaaaacacacccacacatacacacacagataaatgaTTTATCAGTGAGACCATTTCTATCCCTTGTGACATGCACAAGCCCTTGTTTCTAGCCAAGACCCAGACAGGCCTATCAAAAGGcctttatgtttgtgtgaaagagATGAATACTGTTTTAACGTGGTGAAACCAGGATAGCACTCAGCAGGCCCGCACAAGACTCAACATATCATGAGATAATGAATCATCATTAAAAATTGTTGCAGACTTAGCTTTAAGAAAATTCTAATCCAGACCAGAGCCAAGTGTTAATGAAAAACAGGTGCTGCTGTTTGATTGGTCTGTAAAAAAGAAGTTTAAAAGCTGAGACATTCGATCATCTATTTACACAATTTCAgagttcagtgttttgtttgatcaCAGGTCAGGACAGTCAGCAGAATGCATCTTATTCATGCCATAAAATGAGactcttgtgtttgtttttgtgttgatgaATTCACTCATCAATTATTGACACTTGTGTGcagaaacatttctttttatctAGTTTACTCTATGTGCAGTGAGTCatgaactgaaacaaaacacaaaatctgTTAATTGGGTTACAGCTACTCCAATTCCAACCATAATTCAACAACGGTAACTGGGTTAAGTTGTTTACATGGCAGTTAGAAAACGACTTGCAAATAATGATTCTTTTCTTTTGcttaaatcaattaatacaGGAACTGCAAAAGAAGGGAGAGAAACCCATGGTTTGTGTAATGATCCCTCTGTGTGGAACAACAAGCAAACACTGTCTGTGTAGTAAGGGACAGCATAGGACAGactttacaaaataaaaacctcTCCTTTAAATGACTTCCTGATATCAGACAGAGATCAGCGACAGTAATGAGAGGGAGTGGCTGGATGGCATGGGGATGGATTACGTTGAAATTCTTGTCTTGCAAGCACTGTGTGTCCCTATAAATCTACtcccacataaacacacacacacaccttgtatTCACAGGTGTAATTAAGGCAATACACTTCTATAACAACACGTTATGGCAATAAAGGAATCTTTCAGATAATTTGATTGAAAGGGGTATAAATGACTCGCTGGTAAGGTACTGTAATATCAATCGTACAACAATGTCCATACAATATACTAATTCATTCATTACCTGTGAGTAGTGATATCAATACACAGAAATAAGCTCAAGCACAAAGTACTGTGGTTGAAGAGTTGGCTGTGTCCCAGCAGCTTAACAG
The genomic region above belongs to Thunnus albacares chromosome 17, fThuAlb1.1, whole genome shotgun sequence and contains:
- the LOC122966624 gene encoding uncharacterized protein LOC122966624 — translated: MMKVSGRVVSCCVALFLVLTSVSAVQKLNSIEDLKKINFGQSVPKHSLVLLHWFANIVDIDNNVIRLTFDPNRDYGSHPYYNSERLLDPLPQGRYQYYTVGNLHQPTSEPLPQYVLHPPTEYVGRNLDRIIFRVREHNTAWQTIDQVYITQHYGTSYAGTRYDPAYTYQISTNLLRQIREFSVEENHRNSLTELIDHFRSNADDSQLRHLRNIWGDLACLGLLLYIVTQDKRPSNQHNNRPLQAARRIPEPDFVVNIPENRQDHRNNNDNGCQSYCRLAIGLFVLFCFGLFSHFFFNR
- the LOC122966623 gene encoding uncharacterized protein LOC122966623, which codes for MMKMSGRVVSCCVALFLVLSSVSAVQKLKSINDLKKINFDWSVPKHSLVLLHWFANTVDIDNNDVIRLTFDPNEDYGSHHYGNYEGLLDPLPQGRYRYYTVGNLNQDTSIPLPQYVLHPPTEYVGRNLDRIIFRVREHNTAWQRIDQVYITQHYGTSNAGTSYDPAHTYWITPNLLRQIREFSVEENHRNSLSELRDDFGSNINDSQLRHLRNIWGNLACLGLLLFIVIQDKSSNNQQNNRSQRVAKRNAPDVVISIPENRQNHDVVVTGTLQELLHQDQITLEVVTGVNGKAKILWKHVTRHRLTEGVMVVLFKDNEGQEASFYKTIGSSEGSYDTSVPLNDGLQARLHKVRKQCCFWTGVGQEICRGTEFQNPNAVDITGCHAKLQLLVKDGKACARLYVKKSFREWRKEFNNSWVGFYTSADKGTNEYDWWQWQWATKFTPSTDFGTPFYDVYEYRSGMTIAPGVQARFILRDGIVKACTPSWR